From Nocardioides faecalis:
GGCGGCGGTGCAGCTGCAGGCGGCCGGTGTCGATGCGGGCGACGTCGAGGAGCTCGACGATCAACCGGCTCAGCCGGTCGGCGTCGGCGCCGGCGGTGGTCAGCATCAGGCGCTTCTGGTCGTCGTTGAGCTGGTCCCAGCGGTTGAGCAGGACGTGGACGAACCCCTTGACCCCGGTCAGCGGGGAGCGGAGCTCGTGAGCCAGGGTCGCGACGAGGTCGGAGCGGTCGCGGTCGAGCCGGGCCCGCCCTCGCCCGGAGCGCAGGGAGAGTGCCACCGCCTGCACGGCGCCGATCTGCCCGCTGCCGCTGCGCGGGAGGCGGTGCAGCCGGGCGGTGACGAGCACCTCGGTGCCCTCAGGCAGCAGCCAGGTCTGCTCGGGGATCGCGGTGCGGGTGCGCAGGCCGCCGTACGGCTGGTTGGTGTCGGTCCACGCGGCACCGTGATGGTCCCGCAGCGTCAGGACCTCCGCGAGAGGCCGGCCGAGCGGGGACGGCGTCGCCGGCAGGTCTAGCATGTCGGCGGCGACGCGGTTGATCGCGCAGACGCGACCGTCGGCGTCGGCCACCACGACTCCGTCGGGCAGCAGGTCCAGGGTGTCGCCGGGTTCGCTCACGCCCTGATCATGGCGCGGGTGCTGGCATACAGGCACACGGCTGCGGCGGTGGCGAGGTTGAGCGACTCGGCCGCGCCGAGCATCGGGATGGTGATGCGCTCGTCGGCGAGGGCGGCCAGCTCGCTCGGCAGCCCCCATGCCTCGTTGCCGAACAGCCACGCCGTCGGGCGGGACAGCAGCGGCTCGGCGGCGAAGAGGTCGAGCTCCCCGCCGCCGTCGGCGGCGAGCACCTGGTAGCCGGCGTCACGCAGCGCGGCGACGGCGGCGGCCGGGTCCCGCTCCAGGGCGACGGGGAGGTGGAAGACGCTGCCCACCGAGGCGCGCACCGTCTTGGGGTTGTGCAGGTCGACGGCGTCGCCGGCCAGCACCACGGCGCTGGCCCCGGCGGCGTCGGCGCAGCGCACGACGGTGCCGGCATTGCCGGGGTCGCGCACGTCGGCGCACACCGCGATGACCGGCAGCCGCGGCGGGACCACGGCCACGCCCACCACGTCGGCCAGCGGCACGTCGAGGTGGCGGCACACCGCGACCAGGCCGGCCGGCGTGACGCTGTCGCTGAGGCCCGCCATCGCCCGGTCGTCGACCAACGTGACGGGAGCGGTGACCGGCGCGGCGCCCAGCAGGGCCGCGTGCTCGGTGGCGGCGCGCGGGGTGGCGAAGACCTCGACCACGCAGCCTGGGACGTCGAGGGCGCCCTCGACGGCCTTCGGGCCGTCGGCAAGGAAACACCGCCGCTCGGAACGAGCCGAGCGGCGGTGCAGCTTGCGTGCTTCCTTCACGCGGGCGTTACCCGCGCTCAGGGGTGCGTCCATGGGGCTCAGGCAGAGACCGCGGACTCGCGAGGAGCGTTGACGTCCTCGGGCAGCGCGGCCTTGGCCTGCGCGACGAGCGCCGAGAAGGTGGCGGGCTCGTTGACGGCGAGGTCGGCGAGGATCTTGCGGTCGACCTCGATGCCGGCCAGGTTCAGGCCCTGGATGAACCGGTTGTAGGTCAGGCCCTCGGCGCGGGCGGCCGCGTTGATCCGCTGGATCCACAGGCGGCGGAAGTTGCCCTTGTTCTTCTTGCGGTCGTTGTAGCTGTAGACCAGGGAGTGGGTGACCTGCTCC
This genomic window contains:
- a CDS encoding sensor histidine kinase; translated protein: MSEPGDTLDLLPDGVVVADADGRVCAINRVAADMLDLPATPSPLGRPLAEVLTLRDHHGAAWTDTNQPYGGLRTRTAIPEQTWLLPEGTEVLVTARLHRLPRSGSGQIGAVQAVALSLRSGRGRARLDRDRSDLVATLAHELRSPLTGVKGFVHVLLNRWDQLNDDQKRLMLTTAGADADRLSRLIVELLDVARIDTGRLQLHRRPVDLVRKAVQAQQSISVATSTPIEVSVADDLPPVDADPDKVMQVLTNVIENAVRHGAGTVRVHVDHLAEDAGWLAVSVTDEGDGIPAELRKRVFTKFWTAARGGGSGLGLYIVHGLVRAHGGTVVIGERPGGGAQVVTTWPVAAEAGE
- a CDS encoding TrmH family RNA methyltransferase, with the translated sequence MDAPLSAGNARVKEARKLHRRSARSERRCFLADGPKAVEGALDVPGCVVEVFATPRAATEHAALLGAAPVTAPVTLVDDRAMAGLSDSVTPAGLVAVCRHLDVPLADVVGVAVVPPRLPVIAVCADVRDPGNAGTVVRCADAAGASAVVLAGDAVDLHNPKTVRASVGSVFHLPVALERDPAAAVAALRDAGYQVLAADGGGELDLFAAEPLLSRPTAWLFGNEAWGLPSELAALADERITIPMLGAAESLNLATAAAVCLYASTRAMIRA
- the rplT gene encoding 50S ribosomal protein L20, encoding MARVKRAVNAAKKRRTTLERASGYRGQRSRLYRKAKEQVTHSLVYSYNDRKKNKGNFRRLWIQRINAAARAEGLTYNRFIQGLNLAGIEVDRKILADLAVNEPATFSALVAQAKAALPEDVNAPRESAVSA